One genomic segment of Natrialbaceae archaeon AArc-T1-2 includes these proteins:
- a CDS encoding tetratricopeptide repeat protein produces the protein MSDCRYCEQTFDEKTALREHLYESHERDELSRIDRKRVEQYVDEHGVDESSNDADTDASQSIQREQRTANATDGTYPADAWELSDVEALSTDEIVEKLADHGIETNEAAFRDRAEDLASATTLSEQWEAEYEVDATGYDQDFIWMAAQELCERWAPEVPNEERIYDFVQEGRDLREKGNRAEACDQWLTAWEYILAVIPDDSTTIGEADRTLPTFLSLEAFIRTLDSDLATVAENDPAYHEHRLEFCREVCEQFPDADDEFLLDFRHFVADSLAELGRTADSRAEFEALIEEYPEDPWAYKKLADSYWSRHKLV, from the coding sequence ATGAGCGACTGTCGCTACTGCGAACAAACTTTCGATGAGAAGACTGCGCTCCGAGAGCATCTCTACGAGTCCCACGAACGTGACGAACTGAGCCGAATCGATCGAAAGCGTGTCGAGCAATACGTCGACGAACACGGCGTAGATGAGAGCAGTAACGACGCAGACACGGACGCCAGTCAATCCATCCAGCGTGAGCAACGAACAGCCAATGCAACAGACGGTACCTATCCTGCAGATGCGTGGGAACTCAGTGATGTCGAAGCACTCTCGACGGACGAAATCGTTGAGAAGCTCGCGGATCACGGCATCGAAACAAACGAGGCGGCGTTTCGGGACCGAGCAGAAGACCTCGCTTCGGCGACGACACTCTCTGAGCAGTGGGAAGCCGAATACGAGGTCGATGCCACAGGCTACGATCAGGACTTTATCTGGATGGCGGCACAGGAACTCTGTGAGCGCTGGGCACCCGAGGTTCCGAATGAAGAACGGATATACGACTTCGTACAGGAGGGACGCGATCTCCGGGAGAAGGGAAACCGCGCTGAGGCCTGCGATCAGTGGCTAACTGCTTGGGAGTACATCCTCGCCGTCATACCCGACGACAGTACGACCATCGGAGAGGCAGACCGAACATTACCGACGTTTCTCTCACTCGAGGCGTTCATTCGAACGCTCGATAGCGATCTTGCCACCGTCGCTGAGAACGATCCGGCGTATCACGAGCACCGACTCGAGTTCTGCCGGGAGGTCTGCGAGCAGTTTCCGGACGCAGACGACGAGTTTCTTCTCGACTTTCGCCACTTCGTCGCCGACTCGCTCGCGGAACTGGGTAGAACCGCTGACAGCAGGGCCGAGTTCGAGGCGCTCATCGAGGAGTATCCCGAGGATCCCTGGGCATACAAGAAACTCGCGGATAGCTACTGGTCCCGTCACAAACTCGTCTAG
- a CDS encoding A/G-specific adenine glycosylase, giving the protein MTDPDTEWTLPEDLAAVRQALLAWYEDDHREFPWRRTDDPYEILVCEVMSQQTQLERVVEAWEGFLERWPTTAELAAADRADVVGFWTDHSLGYNNRAKYLHEAAGQVETEFDGEFPTTPGGLEELMGVGPYTANAVASFAFNAGDAVVDTNVERVCYRAFSEIHNTEDPPYQKLADELMPDGRSRVWNNAIMELGAVACKKTPRCDEADCPWREWCDAYETGDFTAPDVPTQPSFEGSRRQFRGRVIRTLSEYGELSLDELGPRIRVDYTSDGDYGQDWLQDLLDDLSDDGMVQTLERDGKTIARLQQ; this is encoded by the coding sequence ATGACCGATCCGGACACCGAGTGGACCCTGCCCGAGGACCTCGCGGCCGTCCGCCAGGCCCTGCTCGCGTGGTACGAAGACGACCACCGCGAGTTCCCGTGGCGACGGACCGACGACCCCTACGAGATCCTCGTCTGTGAGGTGATGAGCCAGCAGACCCAGCTCGAGCGCGTCGTCGAGGCCTGGGAGGGCTTTCTCGAGCGCTGGCCGACGACAGCCGAGCTCGCGGCGGCCGACCGCGCGGACGTCGTCGGCTTCTGGACCGACCACAGCCTCGGCTACAACAACCGCGCGAAATACCTCCACGAGGCGGCCGGACAGGTCGAGACGGAGTTCGACGGCGAGTTCCCGACGACGCCCGGGGGGCTCGAGGAGCTGATGGGGGTCGGCCCCTACACCGCCAACGCGGTGGCGAGTTTCGCGTTCAACGCGGGCGACGCGGTCGTCGACACGAACGTCGAGCGGGTCTGTTATCGCGCATTTTCGGAAATACATAATACAGAAGATCCACCGTATCAGAAGCTGGCGGACGAGTTAATGCCGGATGGCCGATCTCGCGTTTGGAATAACGCTATTATGGAACTTGGTGCCGTCGCCTGCAAGAAAACACCCCGATGTGATGAAGCCGACTGTCCGTGGCGAGAGTGGTGCGACGCCTACGAAACAGGTGACTTTACTGCCCCTGATGTACCAACTCAGCCCAGTTTTGAGGGGAGCCGTCGACAGTTCCGTGGCCGGGTCATCCGTACTCTAAGTGAATACGGTGAACTATCGTTAGATGAGCTTGGACCACGGATTCGAGTCGATTACACCTCCGACGGTGACTATGGACAGGACTGGCTTCAGGACTTATTAGACGATCTTTCTGATGATGGGATGGTTCAAACTCTTGAACGAGATGGGAAGACTATTGCTAGACTCCAGCAGTAG
- a CDS encoding RNA-guided endonuclease InsQ/TnpB family protein produces the protein MAGTTSHGPISLSSEPSTGGVSQNVRILLYWKPASEAEAAIYDDLREETDYLHANLVQKAIKRATDDIDNCVDRLADGENTSKPHYDTFSIVYDKRAATYYRDKVSLATVNGRVECEYDLPDDPDGTPHGEYLLNDEYSFSTSTVHYDSEADEFYLHAVMERELDVTRPEKAEHSNVLGVDCNVDDHIAVTSTGAFVGNADYLNHQRREFEKRRASLQQTGTRSAHLTFQRIGDRFGRWSEDYLHRCSKEIVAEAKRHGCTHIAFEDLERIRERISDDKRFQQWAFRELQEQTANKAELAGIVVETVEPSYTSQQCSKCGCTLEENRDGQQFKCLDCSYSANADYNAAKNVARKLALKLQRGQKSPAGGAFCQYALKSGTMTVNATEVASDAYVSAERESTDKPTASAVGS, from the coding sequence GACGACCTTCGTGAAGAAACCGACTACCTGCACGCGAATCTCGTCCAGAAGGCTATCAAACGCGCCACCGACGACATTGACAACTGCGTTGACCGGCTGGCAGACGGTGAGAACACCAGCAAACCCCATTACGACACGTTCAGCATCGTCTACGATAAGCGGGCAGCGACCTACTACCGCGATAAAGTAAGTCTCGCCACCGTCAACGGCAGAGTCGAATGCGAATACGACCTACCCGACGACCCAGACGGCACACCACATGGCGAGTACTTGCTGAACGACGAGTACTCTTTTTCGACCAGCACCGTCCACTACGACAGCGAAGCCGACGAGTTCTACCTGCACGCAGTGATGGAACGGGAACTCGACGTTACTCGTCCTGAGAAAGCCGAGCATTCGAACGTGCTTGGCGTGGACTGCAACGTTGATGACCACATTGCAGTGACCTCAACGGGTGCATTCGTCGGGAACGCCGACTACCTCAACCACCAACGCCGCGAGTTCGAAAAACGACGTGCCAGCCTCCAACAGACTGGAACACGGAGCGCCCATCTGACGTTCCAACGGATCGGTGATAGGTTCGGTCGGTGGAGCGAAGACTATCTTCATCGGTGTTCCAAAGAGATCGTCGCGGAAGCCAAGCGCCACGGCTGTACGCACATCGCCTTCGAGGACTTGGAGCGGATTCGAGAGCGTATCAGCGACGACAAGAGGTTTCAGCAGTGGGCGTTCCGCGAGCTGCAAGAACAAACCGCGAACAAAGCAGAACTGGCTGGCATCGTGGTCGAAACAGTCGAACCGTCCTACACCAGCCAGCAATGCTCGAAGTGTGGGTGTACACTCGAAGAAAACCGCGACGGGCAACAGTTCAAGTGTCTTGACTGCTCGTACTCGGCAAACGCTGACTACAACGCAGCGAAGAACGTGGCCCGAAAATTGGCACTGAAACTCCAGCGAGGGCAGAAGTCCCCCGCTGGAGGGGCGTTCTGTCAGTACGCCCTGAAGTCGGGAACGATGACCGTGAACGCTACTGAAGTGGCGTCCGACGCCTACGTGTCGGCAGAACGGGAGTCCACTGACAAGCCAACGGCTTCAGCCGTTGGTAGCTGA